One genomic region from Thalassotalea sp. PS06 encodes:
- a CDS encoding Dam family site-specific DNA-(adenine-N6)-methyltransferase: MSQQKQRAFLKWAGGKYTLSDTISKMLPKGGRLIEPFAGAASVYLNTQYSHYLLNDINKDLINLYQVLQHDSEQFIEDAKALFTPEQNQAEQYYLNRKTFNESDDPYVRSLLFLYMNRHGYNGLCRYNSKGGYNVPFGKYKRPYFPEDELKAFTEKAKVTEFVCENYRETFARAKDGDVIYCDPPYVPLSKTASFTSYAGNGFGLDEQADLANAAEEITQQKQVTVLISNHDTIWTRKIYEHADKIKAIKVARTISQKGSKRNKVGELLALYKPKA, translated from the coding sequence ATGAGTCAGCAAAAGCAGCGCGCTTTTTTAAAGTGGGCAGGTGGTAAATATACCCTCAGCGATACGATCAGTAAAATGCTGCCTAAAGGTGGTCGCTTGATCGAGCCGTTTGCTGGTGCTGCCAGTGTTTATCTAAATACCCAGTATTCACACTATTTGCTTAACGACATCAACAAAGATTTAATTAATCTCTATCAGGTGCTGCAGCATGACTCAGAACAGTTTATCGAAGATGCCAAAGCCTTGTTTACGCCTGAGCAAAACCAGGCGGAACAATATTACCTGAATCGTAAAACCTTTAATGAAAGTGATGATCCGTATGTTCGCTCTCTATTGTTCCTTTACATGAATCGCCATGGTTATAACGGTTTGTGTCGCTATAACAGTAAGGGCGGCTACAATGTCCCGTTTGGTAAATATAAGCGTCCATACTTCCCGGAAGATGAATTAAAGGCCTTTACTGAGAAAGCTAAAGTTACCGAATTTGTTTGCGAGAACTATCGAGAGACTTTCGCCCGCGCTAAAGATGGTGACGTGATTTATTGCGATCCACCTTATGTGCCGCTAAGTAAAACCGCAAGTTTTACCAGCTACGCAGGCAATGGTTTTGGTTTGGACGAGCAGGCGGATTTGGCCAATGCTGCTGAAGAAATCACTCAGCAAAAACAAGTAACCGTGTTAATTTCCAATCACGATACTATCTGGACTCGAAAAATTTACGAACATGCCGATAAAATTAAGGCCATTAAAGTGGCTCGAACGATTTCTCAAAAGGGGAGTAAGCGTAATAAAGTTGGTGAGTTGTTGGCACTTTATAAGCCAAAAGCCTAA
- a CDS encoding DUF2970 domain-containing protein — translation MTKMQKSDQKSNGLLRTVQSVFAAFIGVQSNKNRVDDFENGSAIQFIVVGLIAVILFVLSLVVIVSAVLPD, via the coding sequence ATGACGAAAATGCAAAAGTCTGATCAGAAAAGCAATGGATTACTGCGCACCGTGCAAAGTGTATTTGCGGCTTTTATTGGTGTTCAGAGTAATAAGAATCGGGTAGATGATTTTGAAAATGGCAGTGCCATTCAGTTTATTGTGGTTGGCTTGATTGCGGTTATTTTGTTTGTATTAAGTCTGGTGGTTATTGTTTCTGCAGTGTTACCGGACTAA
- a CDS encoding penicillin-binding protein 1A, protein MVLIKRLLQFSLLVAIIGITTLVGFYFHMKDDLPSVAVLKDINLQTPMKIYSADGELISQFGEKRRIPVKLEDMPEQLIEAFLATEDNRFYQHFGVDPVGMGRAVWGQIIGVHRGGASTITMQTARNFFLTREQTYTRKLREIFISLHMESLLTKDEILELYLNKIELSHRAFGVGAAAQVYYGKQLNELTLGEMAVIAGLPKAPSTYNPISSPERAKFRRTTVLQRMLASGYITEEEYHQANNEEIRTKRHGAQIELSAPYVAEMAHKKVLEMYPRDIAYNEGFKIYTTVSSAMQRAAQASVRKNIYAYDERHGYRGPVDRLWISKDNRDALLSRLSQRLTDQELSELMTQLDALPESEPEEEIIIEQLEDVETYQDLFAAIVLEVEEQQALLLLKDQSRVMLEWQGMAWARAYLGDKRQGKAPSTAAEILTPGEVVYLRNNETGLQLSQLPDVSAAVVAISPDSGAIISSVGGYSFKQSQFNRVTQANRQVGSNIKPFVYSAALENNYTLASVINDAPINQWDRRSGFTWRPKNSPAVYEGPLRVRTGLAKSKNVISVRLLRGIGLETLINHLSKFGFDREELPRNESLALGSASLTPLQIVTGFAAFANGGYLVEPYVIDRIENRDGEVIYQANPKMACYSCELAQLEYANNLDTLDSIDLELLTQPLAKRIISRQNAFLIADAMNSVIWGGGGNWSEGTGWSGTGWRAKQLQRRDIAGKTGTTNESKDAWFTGFSRRIAASSWIGFDDPKRNLGRTSSNRNLGTGQTVGAEAGANAAQPFWIDFMATALENYQPEPFEQPEEVVSIRIDRLTGKRSDKTDNSSIFEYFIKGSEPNEWAAQEVLATAIEGESEESPEDELF, encoded by the coding sequence GTGGTATTGATTAAACGTCTTCTACAATTTTCTTTGCTCGTCGCAATCATTGGCATCACCACACTGGTAGGGTTTTACTTCCATATGAAGGACGACTTACCAAGCGTGGCTGTGCTGAAGGATATTAACCTGCAGACCCCGATGAAAATTTACTCTGCCGATGGCGAGTTGATTTCACAGTTTGGGGAAAAAAGACGAATCCCGGTAAAACTTGAAGATATGCCGGAACAACTAATCGAAGCGTTTCTGGCAACAGAGGATAACCGCTTTTACCAACATTTTGGTGTAGACCCTGTGGGTATGGGTCGAGCGGTATGGGGTCAGATTATCGGCGTCCATCGCGGCGGTGCTTCAACGATAACCATGCAGACAGCACGAAACTTCTTCCTGACCCGTGAACAGACCTATACTCGAAAACTTCGCGAAATCTTCATATCGTTGCATATGGAAAGCCTTTTAACTAAAGATGAAATTCTTGAACTTTATTTGAATAAAATCGAGTTAAGCCATCGAGCTTTTGGTGTTGGCGCAGCGGCGCAGGTTTACTATGGCAAGCAGCTAAATGAATTAACTTTAGGTGAGATGGCGGTGATCGCAGGACTGCCAAAAGCACCATCGACATACAATCCGATCAGTTCGCCTGAACGTGCTAAATTCCGTCGCACCACAGTTTTGCAGCGAATGCTAGCTAGTGGTTATATCACTGAAGAAGAATACCACCAGGCGAATAATGAAGAGATACGTACCAAACGACATGGTGCGCAGATTGAATTGAGCGCGCCATATGTGGCTGAAATGGCTCATAAAAAAGTGCTTGAGATGTATCCTCGCGATATTGCCTACAACGAAGGGTTTAAGATCTATACCACGGTCTCTTCTGCAATGCAGCGAGCGGCACAAGCATCGGTCAGGAAAAATATCTACGCCTACGATGAGCGACACGGTTATCGTGGTCCGGTAGATCGTCTTTGGATCAGTAAAGACAATCGCGATGCGCTCCTTTCTCGACTGAGTCAGAGATTAACCGATCAAGAATTATCCGAGTTAATGACGCAACTTGATGCGTTGCCGGAATCTGAGCCGGAAGAAGAAATCATCATTGAACAACTCGAAGATGTAGAAACCTATCAGGATTTGTTCGCAGCAATTGTCCTGGAAGTCGAAGAGCAACAAGCGTTGCTGTTATTAAAAGACCAATCCCGAGTCATGCTCGAGTGGCAAGGCATGGCTTGGGCACGAGCATACCTAGGTGACAAACGTCAGGGCAAAGCGCCATCAACTGCGGCCGAGATTCTAACGCCAGGTGAGGTAGTTTATCTTCGCAACAATGAAACCGGTTTGCAGTTAAGTCAGCTACCTGATGTTTCTGCTGCTGTGGTGGCAATATCCCCGGATTCAGGAGCGATTATTTCCAGCGTTGGCGGTTATAGCTTTAAGCAAAGCCAGTTCAACCGCGTGACACAAGCAAATCGTCAGGTTGGCTCGAATATCAAGCCGTTTGTATATTCCGCCGCCCTTGAAAATAACTACACGTTGGCAAGTGTGATTAACGATGCACCGATTAACCAGTGGGATCGTCGCTCCGGTTTTACCTGGCGTCCGAAAAATTCACCGGCTGTTTATGAAGGCCCTTTGCGCGTGCGTACGGGTCTGGCTAAATCGAAAAACGTGATTTCGGTGCGTTTACTTCGTGGTATCGGTCTTGAAACCCTGATAAACCACTTAAGTAAATTTGGTTTTGATCGTGAGGAGCTGCCTCGCAACGAATCTCTGGCTCTCGGTTCTGCATCACTAACGCCGCTGCAAATCGTTACCGGTTTTGCAGCATTTGCTAATGGCGGTTATTTAGTTGAACCGTACGTTATTGATCGTATAGAAAATCGCGATGGTGAAGTGATTTATCAGGCAAATCCAAAAATGGCCTGTTATTCTTGTGAACTGGCGCAGCTAGAATATGCGAATAACCTGGATACCTTAGATAGCATTGATTTAGAACTGTTAACTCAGCCGCTGGCAAAACGTATTATCAGCCGCCAAAACGCGTTCTTGATTGCTGATGCGATGAATTCTGTTATTTGGGGCGGCGGCGGAAACTGGTCTGAAGGCACTGGCTGGTCAGGTACAGGTTGGCGCGCAAAACAATTGCAGCGCCGTGATATCGCCGGAAAAACCGGAACCACTAACGAATCAAAAGATGCCTGGTTTACTGGTTTTAGCCGTCGTATCGCCGCTAGCTCGTGGATAGGGTTCGATGATCCAAAACGGAATCTGGGCCGCACCAGTTCTAACCGCAACCTGGGTACCGGACAAACTGTGGGCGCTGAAGCAGGTGCCAATGCCGCGCAACCATTCTGGATAGATTTTATGGCTACAGCGCTTGAGAATTACCAACCAGAGCCATTTGAGCAACCAGAAGAAGTGGTATCCATTCGCATCGATCGCCTGACTGGTAAGCGCAGTGATAAAACCGATAACAGCTCAATCTTCGAGTATTTTATCAAGGGTAGTGAGCCTAATGAGTGGGCAGCGCAGGAAGTGCTGGCGACCGCCATTGAAGGTGAGTCTGAAGAAAGTCCTGAAGACGAGCTATTCTAG
- a CDS encoding type 4a pilus biogenesis protein PilO — MDFKNIDWDQFNNLELDNIGQWPKAAKIGLAIIMVVSLGFLANYLLVTDKVGELEGAIAKESDLRVQYKAKYKIAANLDQFREQMEEAEELFRNQVKRLPESHETPGLLDDITFVGTTSRLDFKKLNWQPEIPQEFYVELPIEVEVTGSYHDFGEFVSKVAGLPRIVTLHDFTIVGDDKGGESSLSLKLQAKTYKYRESK; from the coding sequence ATGGATTTTAAGAATATAGATTGGGATCAGTTTAATAACCTCGAGTTAGATAATATTGGTCAGTGGCCTAAGGCCGCAAAAATAGGCCTTGCGATTATTATGGTCGTTTCCCTGGGCTTTTTAGCGAACTATTTGTTAGTTACCGATAAAGTCGGTGAGCTGGAAGGAGCAATTGCTAAAGAAAGTGACTTACGGGTCCAATACAAGGCGAAATATAAAATTGCAGCGAATCTTGACCAGTTTCGTGAACAGATGGAAGAAGCGGAAGAGTTATTTCGAAATCAGGTTAAACGTCTTCCGGAAAGTCATGAGACCCCGGGTTTGCTTGATGATATTACCTTTGTGGGTACAACCAGCCGTCTTGATTTTAAGAAATTAAATTGGCAGCCAGAGATTCCTCAGGAATTCTATGTTGAATTACCCATTGAAGTTGAAGTCACGGGAAGTTACCATGATTTCGGAGAATTTGTGAGTAAAGTCGCGGGGTTACCTCGTATCGTTACGCTCCATGATTTTACCATTGTGGGTGATGACAAAGGTGGCGAAAGCTCATTGAGTTTAAAATTACAAGCCAAAACATATAAGTACAGGGAGAGTAAATAA
- a CDS encoding PilN domain-containing protein: protein MPHINLLPWREEAQRLQQQQYLSILAFLALVTFLVFFLISTYYQARIDGQLARNQYLTNEIKVLDTKIAEIKTLEQKKQDLIQRMKLIEQLQKSRNVGTQVLDEIAKIVPSGVYLVKLEKNGPDLSIVGKSESNNHLANMIREIQSSELLTDAELQSITASGSENKLLSDFRMNLRIKGLIDENASTEGKRRGKSVGGR from the coding sequence ATGCCACATATAAACCTCCTTCCCTGGCGGGAAGAGGCGCAACGGCTGCAACAACAGCAATATTTGTCCATTCTCGCGTTTCTGGCGCTGGTAACCTTTTTAGTGTTTTTCTTGATTAGCACCTATTATCAGGCGCGCATCGACGGACAACTAGCGAGAAACCAATACCTTACTAACGAAATTAAAGTGTTGGATACCAAGATTGCTGAAATTAAAACGTTGGAACAGAAGAAACAAGATCTTATCCAGCGGATGAAACTAATCGAACAATTGCAGAAAAGCCGTAACGTTGGTACTCAGGTACTGGATGAAATAGCCAAAATCGTTCCATCAGGGGTGTATTTGGTAAAACTTGAAAAAAATGGGCCTGATCTGTCTATTGTTGGCAAGAGCGAATCAAATAACCATCTCGCCAATATGATTCGTGAAATCCAGAGTTCGGAATTACTGACCGATGCAGAATTGCAATCGATTACTGCCAGTGGTTCGGAAAACAAATTACTTAGTGACTTTAGAATGAACCTTCGCATAAAAGGCCTTATCGATGAAAACGCATCGACCGAAGGTAAGCGCAGAGGCAAAAGTGTAGGAGGTCGCTAA
- a CDS encoding pilus assembly protein PilP, translating into MRYLVLLSVFFLSACFDDLSDIKEYTEHVKATTTSTIKPMPTLTEFNHFDYSAFALRSPFVAPKPEAIQEKMQQMTDCLHPDPMRRKQPLEKFALESLNMRGTLGDEGIIWALVEASDTTLHRVSIGSYLGLYNGRITNVGQEEVIIVELIPDGAGCWVERETTLSMIDQDQEGQGNS; encoded by the coding sequence ATGCGCTATTTAGTATTACTTTCTGTATTTTTCTTATCGGCTTGCTTTGATGATCTAAGCGACATTAAAGAATATACAGAACATGTTAAGGCAACGACGACCAGCACGATTAAGCCTATGCCAACATTAACCGAATTTAATCATTTCGATTATTCGGCGTTTGCACTGCGCAGTCCCTTCGTTGCACCAAAACCGGAAGCCATTCAGGAAAAAATGCAACAAATGACTGATTGTTTGCATCCGGATCCAATGCGGCGTAAGCAGCCCCTGGAAAAATTTGCGCTGGAAAGCCTTAACATGAGAGGCACCCTTGGAGATGAAGGTATTATCTGGGCTTTAGTTGAAGCTTCTGATACCACCTTACATCGTGTTTCCATAGGGAGTTATTTAGGCTTGTACAATGGTCGCATTACTAATGTAGGCCAGGAAGAAGTCATTATTGTTGAGTTGATACCGGATGGCGCAGGCTGTTGGGTAGAACGTGAGACTACGTTAAGTATGATTGACCAGGATCAAGAGGGGCAAGGGAACTCATAA
- a CDS encoding pilus assembly protein PilM → MLSKLWNKNASLMVGVDIGSHSVKAVLISESAQGYQLDAYAIEPMPKGAIVERKVQDIEAVGAIIRKIRKKVMSSVSNAAVAVSGSTVITKTIYMDVSLTDDELASQIEIEADSLIPYPLDEVSLDFEKLEVNDADPSKNNILLSAVRTETIEARVSSLETGGFQTKVVDVESYALARASDLCLPMLPDDAQDKVVAYIDIGATMTLFAVPEDGKNIYTRDQLFGSEQYTRSIVSYYNKSFEEAEREKLSGNLPPTYTFEVLAPFQTTLIQQIRRAIQMYLTFSGKDKLDYLVVSGGSANLESIKELLTTELGIHTIVADPFNNMSISVDVDQIELAKVAPQLMVASGLALRSFSPCHI, encoded by the coding sequence ATGCTAAGTAAATTATGGAATAAGAACGCCTCATTAATGGTAGGTGTTGATATTGGCTCGCATTCTGTAAAAGCGGTACTGATCAGTGAAAGTGCACAGGGGTATCAGCTGGATGCCTATGCTATCGAGCCAATGCCCAAAGGCGCTATCGTTGAGCGTAAGGTTCAGGATATCGAGGCCGTAGGTGCGATCATTCGCAAAATCCGCAAGAAAGTCATGTCCTCGGTTAGTAACGCCGCAGTAGCCGTATCTGGCTCAACGGTAATTACCAAAACTATCTACATGGATGTCTCACTTACGGATGATGAGCTGGCCAGTCAAATCGAAATTGAAGCTGACAGCCTAATCCCTTATCCACTCGATGAAGTTAGTCTGGATTTCGAAAAACTCGAAGTTAATGATGCCGATCCAAGTAAAAATAATATTCTGTTAAGTGCGGTACGTACCGAAACGATAGAAGCACGGGTTTCATCATTGGAAACCGGAGGGTTTCAGACCAAGGTTGTAGACGTAGAATCCTATGCACTGGCTCGCGCTAGCGACCTGTGTCTGCCTATGTTGCCGGATGATGCCCAGGATAAAGTCGTCGCTTACATCGATATCGGTGCCACCATGACCTTGTTTGCTGTTCCTGAAGATGGTAAAAATATCTACACGAGAGATCAGCTGTTTGGTTCGGAACAATATACCCGCTCAATTGTTTCTTATTACAATAAATCTTTTGAAGAAGCGGAAAGGGAAAAATTGTCCGGTAATCTGCCACCGACCTATACCTTTGAAGTACTGGCACCTTTTCAGACGACTTTGATTCAACAAATTCGCCGCGCTATTCAAATGTATTTGACGTTCAGTGGTAAAGATAAACTTGATTATCTGGTGGTTTCCGGTGGTAGTGCCAACCTGGAAAGCATCAAAGAATTATTGACCACGGAATTGGGTATCCATACCATTGTTGCTGATCCGTTTAACAACATGAGTATTAGTGTTGATGTCGACCAAATAGAACTTGCCAAAGTCGCCCCCCAACTAATGGTTGCTTCTGGACTTGCGTTAAGGAGTTTTTCACCATGCCACATATAA
- a CDS encoding type IV pilus secretin PilQ: MKNNNYNSGLNVARQTLGVLFSAVLILISFSSKAETELNDIYYNTLLADEIEFTFGFNEPLTTEPQVKSFTDPARIEITFDAEEFVEPLTQTDVNHAGIKNIRVKKSGGKVTADIYLDDLKVYQAGIVEGKFVILLNSLGGYEQAPAADNDDSSFINNIQAIDFRKGDEESGQVLVFLDDSQSLVDVKEVLGKIEMVFYNTSILDELLYKLDVSDFGTLVTSIETFKNGDNARIEIETDRPFSFEHNQVDNIFSLSIKEMEAKKSYLEDGESFNGKAISLNFQDIPIRTVLQIIADYNGFNLVTSDTVAGNITLRLDGVPWDQALDIILKVKGLGKRMDGNILMIAPNDELIAREARDLQAQQQVTELAPLYSEYVQVNYAKAADFANLLKNEGTSLLSERGSVTVDERTNTLLIRDTAKSIEDVKRMLNVLDIPIRQVVIESRMVTVKDNISEDLGIRWGLTHNDGDAAMSGTLVGADTANANGVPDITDRLNVNLPVADPAGAIAFQVARLADGTILDLELSALEQENRGEIIASPRITTSNQKEAYIEQGTEIPFVQAASSGATSVTFKKAVLGLRVTPQITPDNRIILDLVITQDTRGDTVQTGTGQATAIDTQEIATQVLVNNGETIVLGGIYQQQIINAVSKVPFLGDIPYVGWLFRTSSEFNEKKELLIFVTPRIVTETL, encoded by the coding sequence ATGAAGAATAATAATTATAATTCAGGCCTAAATGTGGCGCGCCAGACCCTTGGTGTTTTATTTTCTGCGGTTTTGATATTAATATCTTTTTCCTCCAAAGCAGAAACCGAACTAAATGACATTTATTACAATACGTTATTGGCCGATGAAATCGAATTTACTTTCGGTTTTAACGAACCATTAACCACAGAGCCTCAGGTCAAGTCTTTTACTGACCCAGCACGTATCGAAATTACTTTCGATGCCGAGGAATTTGTTGAACCATTAACGCAAACTGACGTTAATCACGCCGGTATAAAGAATATTCGAGTAAAGAAATCTGGGGGTAAAGTTACCGCCGATATCTATCTTGATGACCTTAAAGTTTACCAGGCGGGAATTGTTGAAGGTAAGTTTGTTATCTTACTAAACAGCCTTGGTGGTTACGAACAAGCACCAGCGGCCGACAACGACGATTCGTCATTCATCAATAACATCCAGGCGATCGATTTTCGTAAAGGTGACGAGGAATCAGGTCAGGTATTGGTATTTTTGGATGATAGCCAATCATTGGTTGATGTAAAAGAGGTGCTGGGCAAGATTGAAATGGTGTTTTATAACACCAGTATTCTTGATGAACTTCTATATAAGCTAGATGTTTCGGATTTCGGTACCCTGGTAACCAGCATCGAGACTTTCAAAAACGGTGATAACGCCCGAATTGAAATCGAAACTGACCGTCCATTTAGCTTTGAGCACAACCAAGTAGACAATATCTTTTCACTTTCTATCAAAGAAATGGAAGCGAAAAAGTCTTATCTTGAAGATGGTGAATCGTTTAACGGTAAAGCCATTTCCCTGAACTTCCAGGACATTCCGATTCGTACCGTACTGCAGATTATTGCCGATTATAACGGCTTTAACCTGGTAACGTCCGATACGGTTGCGGGTAACATCACCTTACGTTTAGACGGTGTTCCGTGGGATCAGGCGCTTGATATTATTCTTAAGGTCAAAGGCTTGGGTAAGCGGATGGATGGCAACATCCTGATGATCGCACCAAACGATGAACTGATTGCCCGTGAAGCCAGAGATTTACAAGCTCAGCAACAAGTTACCGAATTGGCACCGCTATACAGTGAATACGTGCAGGTTAACTATGCTAAAGCTGCTGATTTTGCTAACCTCCTTAAAAACGAAGGTACCAGTTTACTATCTGAACGCGGCAGCGTGACCGTTGATGAGCGGACTAATACCTTGCTTATTCGAGATACTGCCAAGAGTATTGAAGACGTTAAACGTATGCTTAATGTTTTGGATATTCCAATTCGCCAGGTAGTTATCGAATCTCGTATGGTTACGGTGAAAGATAACATTAGTGAAGACTTAGGTATTCGTTGGGGACTTACTCATAACGATGGTGATGCAGCGATGTCGGGAACCTTGGTTGGCGCCGATACTGCCAATGCTAACGGTGTTCCAGATATCACTGACAGATTAAATGTGAATTTACCGGTAGCAGATCCTGCTGGTGCAATTGCCTTTCAGGTTGCTCGTCTTGCTGACGGCACCATCCTTGACCTCGAGCTATCGGCTCTAGAGCAGGAAAACAGAGGTGAAATTATCGCCAGTCCTCGTATCACTACGTCTAACCAAAAAGAAGCCTATATTGAGCAGGGTACTGAAATCCCATTCGTACAGGCAGCTTCTTCCGGTGCTACCTCGGTTACCTTTAAGAAAGCGGTTCTTGGTTTGCGTGTAACACCGCAAATTACCCCGGACAATCGCATTATCCTCGATTTGGTTATCACACAGGATACCCGAGGTGATACGGTACAAACGGGTACCGGTCAGGCGACTGCAATTGATACTCAGGAAATTGCCACCCAGGTATTGGTAAATAACGGTGAAACAATTGTTCTTGGTGGTATTTACCAACAACAAATCATCAATGCCGTTTCAAAAGTCCCATTCCTCGGAGATATCCCTTACGTTGGCTGGTTATTCAGAACTAGCAGCGAATTTAACGAGAAAAAAGAGCTTCTAATTTTCGTAACTCCACGAATCGTTACAGAGACTCTATAA
- the aroK gene encoding shikimate kinase AroK: protein MAEKRNIFLVGPMGAGKSTIGRELADKLHLEFYDSDQEIERRTGADIAWVFDLEGEEGFRVREEAVIEDLSAMQGIVLATGGGSVISPQIRNRLSARGIVVYLETTIDKQVARTQRDRRRPLLQTKEDPRVVLENLAVERNPLYEEIADVIVQTDDQSAKIVANKIIERLDF, encoded by the coding sequence ATGGCAGAAAAACGTAACATTTTCCTAGTGGGCCCAATGGGTGCCGGCAAAAGCACGATTGGCCGCGAATTGGCAGATAAATTACACTTAGAGTTCTATGACTCAGATCAGGAAATTGAGCGTCGCACTGGAGCAGATATTGCTTGGGTTTTTGATCTTGAGGGTGAAGAAGGATTCCGCGTAAGAGAAGAAGCGGTTATCGAAGATTTATCAGCCATGCAAGGTATCGTGCTTGCAACTGGCGGTGGTAGTGTAATCAGCCCGCAAATCCGTAATCGTTTATCGGCTCGAGGTATCGTTGTATATCTTGAAACGACTATCGACAAGCAAGTAGCTCGTACGCAACGCGATCGTCGTCGTCCGTTGTTACAAACCAAAGAAGACCCAAGAGTTGTTCTGGAAAACCTGGCCGTTGAGCGCAATCCTCTTTATGAAGAAATCGCTGACGTAATTGTACAAACGGATGATCAGAGCGCTAAAATTGTGGCGAACAAAATCATCGAGCGATTGGACTTCTAA
- the aroB gene encoding 3-dehydroquinate synthase has protein sequence MASLNVSLDERSYPIHIDSGLLSDSNLLSQYIRGKRVCIISNDVVAPLYLATIKTSLCQFEVDEIILEDGEASKNLTNFEKVMAHMLEKGHGRDSTIVALGGGVTGDLSGFAAACYQRGIDFIQIPTTLLSQVDSSVGGKTAVNHPLGKNMIGAFYQPKAVFIDLDTLITLPAREFAAGMAEVIKYGVLADREFFDWLLTNKQAIKDKDTAVLAKMIEHCCAIKADIVAKDEKESGVRAHLNLGHTFGHAIEAELGYGAWLHGEAVATGMVMASQLACDLGLVDETAVTLVTQLIEEFELPVLAPASMSVEDFVRHMRRDKKNLNGNIRLILPVKIGQCDIFDDVTQTQLAQVITSLTETQPAK, from the coding sequence ATGGCTAGCCTGAACGTTTCACTGGATGAACGCAGCTATCCAATTCATATCGACAGCGGGTTATTGTCTGACTCTAACCTGCTTTCTCAATACATTCGCGGCAAACGTGTATGTATTATCAGCAACGACGTTGTTGCCCCTCTTTACTTAGCTACCATCAAAACAAGCCTCTGCCAATTCGAGGTCGATGAAATCATCCTTGAAGATGGTGAAGCAAGCAAAAACTTAACTAACTTCGAAAAAGTTATGGCTCACATGCTGGAAAAAGGCCATGGTCGTGATTCAACGATTGTTGCACTAGGTGGCGGTGTAACCGGGGATCTCAGCGGTTTTGCCGCAGCGTGTTACCAGCGTGGTATCGATTTTATCCAAATCCCGACTACATTATTGTCTCAGGTTGATTCATCCGTTGGTGGTAAAACCGCGGTAAACCATCCGTTAGGTAAAAATATGATCGGCGCTTTCTATCAGCCGAAAGCGGTATTTATCGACCTTGATACGTTAATCACACTTCCCGCCCGAGAGTTCGCTGCTGGAATGGCTGAAGTGATTAAATATGGTGTACTAGCCGACCGCGAATTTTTTGATTGGTTACTTACAAACAAGCAGGCAATCAAAGACAAGGATACGGCGGTTCTGGCAAAAATGATTGAGCATTGCTGTGCAATTAAAGCCGATATCGTTGCTAAAGATGAAAAAGAATCTGGCGTGCGAGCGCATCTGAATCTCGGCCATACGTTTGGTCACGCAATTGAAGCAGAACTGGGTTACGGTGCCTGGCTTCATGGTGAAGCGGTAGCTACCGGCATGGTAATGGCATCGCAACTGGCTTGTGATTTAGGACTTGTTGATGAAACTGCTGTAACTTTAGTTACGCAACTTATCGAAGAGTTCGAGTTGCCAGTTCTCGCACCTGCTAGCATGTCTGTTGAAGATTTTGTCCGTCATATGCGTCGCGATAAAAAAAACCTCAATGGCAACATTCGACTAATTTTACCGGTGAAGATTGGTCAATGTGATATTTTCGATGATGTAACTCAGACGCAATTAGCACAGGTGATTACAAGCCTGACCGAAACTCAACCAGCTAAATAA